The proteins below are encoded in one region of Bifidobacterium catenulatum DSM 16992 = JCM 1194 = LMG 11043:
- a CDS encoding glycosyltransferase: protein MLNVSIVIPAWNEEERINDCLLNATRQTVMPHEVIVVDNRSTDSTVAVVEQFMKDHPQAPVRLLHQDEEQGLIPTRDYGLNHATGDILGRFDADCMIRSDWVEVVSGIFTEDPEAMGATGPVMYYDLPSRHFGLRGDNFTRKRIYKADGGQPLLFGSNMAVRASAWREICDEVCRDKADVMHEDIDISLHLLGKDLKTVYCPRMIAGISARRMDTSLTSFNNYMRRFKNTFDAHPQHSRKHKPEILLTALYPVMHLLYPVWQKVLDTADINPAEAAWINEQMELAEQEGREWYDDTPTDEEWSEKHEDSND from the coding sequence ATGCTGAACGTTTCAATTGTCATCCCCGCTTGGAATGAAGAGGAGCGTATCAACGATTGCCTGTTGAATGCCACTAGGCAGACCGTGATGCCCCATGAAGTGATCGTTGTCGACAATCGTTCCACCGATTCGACGGTAGCCGTGGTGGAGCAGTTTATGAAAGACCACCCTCAAGCCCCTGTCCGTTTGTTGCATCAGGATGAGGAGCAGGGATTGATTCCGACGCGCGATTATGGTTTGAATCACGCTACTGGCGATATTTTGGGCCGTTTCGACGCTGATTGCATGATTCGCTCGGATTGGGTCGAGGTGGTGTCCGGCATTTTCACTGAGGATCCGGAGGCCATGGGTGCCACTGGTCCGGTAATGTATTACGATCTGCCGAGCCGCCATTTTGGTTTGCGTGGGGATAATTTCACACGCAAGCGCATCTACAAGGCCGATGGTGGCCAGCCGTTGCTGTTTGGCTCGAATATGGCGGTCCGCGCTTCAGCTTGGCGTGAAATTTGCGACGAGGTGTGCCGCGACAAGGCCGATGTGATGCATGAGGATATCGATATTTCGCTGCATCTGCTGGGCAAGGATTTGAAAACCGTGTACTGCCCGCGCATGATCGCCGGCATCAGCGCCCGCCGTATGGACACGTCGCTCACGTCGTTCAATAATTACATGCGTCGTTTCAAGAACACGTTCGACGCGCATCCACAGCATTCACGCAAACATAAGCCGGAGATTCTGCTCACCGCGCTGTATCCGGTAATGCATTTGCTGTATCCGGTGTGGCAGAAGGTGCTTGACACCGCCGATATCAATCCTGCGGAGGCGGCGTGGATCAACGAGCAGATGGAGTTGGCCGAGCAGGAGGGACGTGAATGGTATGACGACACCCCTACCGATGAGGAGTGGAGCGAAAAGCACGAGGATTCCAACGATTAA